A section of the Scleropages formosus chromosome 12, fSclFor1.1, whole genome shotgun sequence genome encodes:
- the cbr1 gene encoding carbonyl reductase [NADPH] 1, whose product MSTRVALVTGSNKGIGFAVVRALCKQFAGDVYLSARDVGRGEKAVESLKAEGLGPLFLRLDITDPVSVRAARDFFTEKYGGVDVLVNNAGIAYKVADKTPFGTQAEVTLKTNFFATRDMCTVFLPIIKPGGRVVNVSSVMSSIALSRCSPELQVRFRSDDITEEELVQLMNQFIQDAQAGVHTKKGWPETAYGVSKLGVTVLSRIHAWQLRRERPGDGILLNACCPGWVRTDMAGPNATKSPDEGAITPVYLALLPAGTSELHGQFVSEKQVQVW is encoded by the exons ATGTCTACCAGAGTTGCACTTGTCACGGGCTCCAATAAAGGCATAGGCTTCGCGGTGGTGCGCGCCTTGTGCAAGCAGTTCGCGGGCGACGTGTACCTGAGCGCACGAGACGTGGGCAGGGGTGAGAAGGCGGTGGAGAGTCTGAAGGCGGAGGGTCTCGGTCCCCTCTTTCTGCGTCTGGACATCACCGACCCTGTGAGCGTGCGGGCCGCGCGCGACTTCTTCACGGAGAAGTACGGTGGCGTAGATGTGCTCGTCAACAATGCTGGGATCGCCTACAAAG TTGCTGACAAGACACCTTTTGGAACCCAGGCTGAAGTGACCCTCAAAACCAACTTCTTTGCCACCAGAGATATGTGCACTGTGTTCCTTCCCATTATTAAACCTGGAG GGCGGGTTGTGAATGTATCCAGCGTTATGAGTTCCATTGCCCTGAGTCGCTGCAGCCCAGAGCTCCAGGTACGCTTCCGCAGTGATGACATCACTGAAGAGGAGTTGGTGCAACTCATGAATCAGTTTATTCAGGATGCCCAGGCTGGGGTGCATACCAAGAAGGGCTGGCCTGAAACAGCCTATGGTGTGTCCAAATTGGGCGTCACCGTGCTCTCCAGGATCCATGCATGGCAACTGAGAAGGGAGAGGCCGGGAGACGGCATTCTCCTCAATGCCTGTTGTCCGGGCTGGGTAAGGACAGACATGGCTGGGCCCAACGCAACCAAGTCTCCAGATGAGGGTGCTATCACGCCTGTCTACCTGGCCTTGCTGCCTGCTGGAACCAGTGAGCTACATGGCCAGTTTGTGTCTGAGAAACAGGTACAGGTGTGGTAG
- the setd4 gene encoding SET domain-containing protein 4 isoform X2, translated as METNKGRRGRRKRRQRFKQSSVRPVNLCHESRYVELRKWLKQHGFKCNSLIPVQFSDTGRGLMTTRAIQAGDVLIALPEMCLLTTATVLQSYLGGYIRRWKPAISPLLALCVFLISERHLGTESQWKPYLDILPTSYTCPVYFSDEVVSLLPRVLRRKVLSQRNTIFQLHTHSLAFFKSLQPLFSHPVEDIFTYDALRWAWCSVNSRTVYMEHQQSPDLAKDPDVYAMAPYLDLLNHSPGVQVKAGFNHVTRCYEIRSMQGCKKYQQTFICYGPHDSQRLLLEYGFVAPDNPHSVVYVDPAILQQYFFEVDKQFQQKHLFLKEQGFLTACWKSVLLGSAVSQDVEEQSLGAAWALCRHLMEENKEAVAKLSRMKVDAGVSLKEQLAVVGCLRNEEHRILGYSVEVIEKIQTKFGCR; from the exons ATGGAGACCAATAAAGGCAGAAGAGGCAGAAGGAAACGGAGACAGAGGTTCAAACAGAGCTCTGTCCGACCAG TAAATCTGTGTCATGAATCCCGATACGTGGAGCTGAGGAAATGGCTGAAGCAGCATGGCTTCAAGTGCAATTCGTTGATCCCAGTACAGTTTTCAG ACACGGGGAGGGGCCTGATGACCACACGGGCCATTCAG GCTGGTGATGTGTTGATTGCCTTGCCGGAGATGTGTTTATTGACCACTGCAACCGTACTCCAGAGCTATCTGGGTGGATACATCAGGAG GTGGAAACCCGCCATCTCTCCTCTTCTGGCcctctgtgtgtttctcatttCTGAGAGACATCTTGGGACAGAGTCGCAGTGGAAGCCCTATCTTGACATTCTGCCGACATCCTACACATGTCCTGTCTACTTTTCGGATGAAGTTGTGAGCCTGTTACCAAGAGTTCTCAGAAGAAAAGTGCTGAgccagagaaatacaatttttcaGCTGCACACACATTCGCTGGCATTTTTTAAGAGCCTGCAGCCACTTTTTAGTCATCCTGTGGAAGATATATTTACCTATGATGCACTGCGATGGGCATGGTGCAGTGTCAACTCTAGAACTGTGTACATGGAGCACCAGCAGAGCCCTGACCTGGCCAAGGATCCAGATGTATATGCAATGGCTCCATACCTGGACCTGCTCAACCATAGCCCAGGTGTGCAAGTGAAGGCTGGCTTCAACCACGTGACACGATGCTACGAGATCCGCAGTATGCAAGGCTGCAAGAAGTACCAGCAGACCTTCATTTGCTATGGCCCCCATGACAGTCAGCGCCTCCTACTGGAGTATGGGTTTGTGGCACCTGACAACCCCCACAGCGTGGTCTATGTGGATCCAG CCATCCTACAGCAGTACTTTTTTGAGGTGGACAAACAATTTCAGCAAAAGCACCTTTTTCTGAAAGAGCAAGGGTTTCTAAC tgcatgctggaaaTCTGTGCTCTTGGGGTCAGCAGTGAGTCAGGATGTTGAGGAGCAGAGCCTGGGTGCGGCCTGGGCGCTATGTCGCCACCTCATGGAAGAGAACAAAGAGGCTGTAGCGAAG ctgtCCCGCATGAAGGTGGATGCAGGTGTCTCCCTCAAGGAACAACTGGCTGTAGTAGGATGTCTCAGAAATGAGGAGCATAGGATTTTGGGATATTCAGTGGAAGTTATTGAGAAAATTCAGACAAAATTTGGGTGCAGGTAA
- the setd4 gene encoding SET domain-containing protein 4 isoform X1 translates to METNKGRRGRRKRRQRFKQSSVRPVNLCHESRYVELRKWLKQHGFKCNSLIPVQFSDTGRGLMTTRAIQAGDVLIALPEMCLLTTATVLQSYLGGYIRRWKPAISPLLALCVFLISERHLGTESQWKPYLDILPTSYTCPVYFSDEVVSLLPRVLRRKVLSQRNTIFQLHTHSLAFFKSLQPLFSHPVEDIFTYDALRWAWCSVNSRTVYMEHQQSPDLAKDPDVYAMAPYLDLLNHSPGVQVKAGFNHVTRCYEIRSMQGCKKYQQTFICYGPHDSQRLLLEYGFVAPDNPHSVVYVDPAILQQYFFEVDKQFQQKHLFLKEQGFLTNLTFGPDGPSWKLMTTLRLLCLRPEQYACWKSVLLGSAVSQDVEEQSLGAAWALCRHLMEENKEAVAKLSRMKVDAGVSLKEQLAVVGCLRNEEHRILGYSVEVIEKIQTKFGCR, encoded by the exons ATGGAGACCAATAAAGGCAGAAGAGGCAGAAGGAAACGGAGACAGAGGTTCAAACAGAGCTCTGTCCGACCAG TAAATCTGTGTCATGAATCCCGATACGTGGAGCTGAGGAAATGGCTGAAGCAGCATGGCTTCAAGTGCAATTCGTTGATCCCAGTACAGTTTTCAG ACACGGGGAGGGGCCTGATGACCACACGGGCCATTCAG GCTGGTGATGTGTTGATTGCCTTGCCGGAGATGTGTTTATTGACCACTGCAACCGTACTCCAGAGCTATCTGGGTGGATACATCAGGAG GTGGAAACCCGCCATCTCTCCTCTTCTGGCcctctgtgtgtttctcatttCTGAGAGACATCTTGGGACAGAGTCGCAGTGGAAGCCCTATCTTGACATTCTGCCGACATCCTACACATGTCCTGTCTACTTTTCGGATGAAGTTGTGAGCCTGTTACCAAGAGTTCTCAGAAGAAAAGTGCTGAgccagagaaatacaatttttcaGCTGCACACACATTCGCTGGCATTTTTTAAGAGCCTGCAGCCACTTTTTAGTCATCCTGTGGAAGATATATTTACCTATGATGCACTGCGATGGGCATGGTGCAGTGTCAACTCTAGAACTGTGTACATGGAGCACCAGCAGAGCCCTGACCTGGCCAAGGATCCAGATGTATATGCAATGGCTCCATACCTGGACCTGCTCAACCATAGCCCAGGTGTGCAAGTGAAGGCTGGCTTCAACCACGTGACACGATGCTACGAGATCCGCAGTATGCAAGGCTGCAAGAAGTACCAGCAGACCTTCATTTGCTATGGCCCCCATGACAGTCAGCGCCTCCTACTGGAGTATGGGTTTGTGGCACCTGACAACCCCCACAGCGTGGTCTATGTGGATCCAG CCATCCTACAGCAGTACTTTTTTGAGGTGGACAAACAATTTCAGCAAAAGCACCTTTTTCTGAAAGAGCAAGGGTTTCTAAC GAATCTAACCTTTGGGCCAGATGGTCCCTCGTGGAAGTTAATGACAACATTGAGACTGCTATGCCTTAGACCAGAACAGTA tgcatgctggaaaTCTGTGCTCTTGGGGTCAGCAGTGAGTCAGGATGTTGAGGAGCAGAGCCTGGGTGCGGCCTGGGCGCTATGTCGCCACCTCATGGAAGAGAACAAAGAGGCTGTAGCGAAG ctgtCCCGCATGAAGGTGGATGCAGGTGTCTCCCTCAAGGAACAACTGGCTGTAGTAGGATGTCTCAGAAATGAGGAGCATAGGATTTTGGGATATTCAGTGGAAGTTATTGAGAAAATTCAGACAAAATTTGGGTGCAGGTAA
- the cryzl1 gene encoding quinone oxidoreductase-like protein 1 isoform X2 — MKGLYCQQNGGSGDVVKFLIQETNLPSCLKSHQVKVQVKACALSPVDTKILDDLKLSRDLIPVGREISGVVLQVGPKVTFFQPDDKVVGILPLDAELSGLCDVVLIHEHHLVPKPEKVGWVEAAGTIRDGLRAYTALHSLGRVATGHTLLVLDGATPFGMITIQVAHYHGVKVLATALSLQDQQLLEQLRPSVARVIGVWDGKVDLVEACMEETGGLGVDIIIDSGVRLYEEEPTGQHMLPHKHDLISVLGVGGHWVTTECSLQLDPPDSHSLFLRGASLSFLNEEVWGASRSSQGKYLHILREVVEKLSTGTLRLQLDEPVPFYEATVSMEMVQARHVRKRLVVQL; from the exons ATGAAGGGATTGTACTGCCAGCAGAATGGCGGCTCAGGCGACGTCGTGAAGTTTCTCATCCAGGAGACG AACCTGCCCAGCTGTTTAAAGAGCCACCAGGTGAAAGTTCAAGTGAAAGCCTGTGCTCTAAGCCCAGTGGACACAAAG ATCCTGGATGACCTGAAGCTGAGCAGGGACTTAATACCGGTTGGGAGGGAGATCTCTGGAGTTGTCCTCCAAG TTGGACCCAAGGTGACATTTTTCCAACCTGATGATAAAGTTGTAG GTATTCTACCCCTTGATGCTGAACTGTCGGGTCTGTGTGATGTGGTTCTGATCCACGAGCATCATCTGG TACCAAAGCCAGAGAAGGTTGGATGGGTGGAGGCAGCTGGGACAATCCGCGATGGACTGCGAGCCTACACTGCTCTGCACAGCCTGGGTCGTGTAGCTACAGGACACACCTTGCTCGTGCTAGATGGAGCCACT CCATTTGGAATGATAACCATCCAGGTGGCCCACTACCATGGTGTGAAAGTTTTGGCTACAGCCCTGTCCCTGCAGGACCAGCAGCTCCTGGAACAGTTGCGGCCCAGTGTTG CCCGGGTCATTGGAGTCTGGGATGGGAAAGTGGACCTGGTGGAGGCCTGTATGGAGGAGACAGGAGGTCTTGGTGTAGACATCATCATTGACAGTGGAG TGAGGCTGTATGAAGAGGAGCCTACTGGCCAACACATGCTCCCGCACAAGCATGACCTTATCTCTGTCCTTGGTGTTGGAGGCCACTGGGTCACTACAGAGTGCAGTCTACAG CTGGACCCTCCAGATAGTCATAGTCTCTTCCTTAGGGGTGCTTCACTGTCTTTCCTGAATGAGGAAGTATGGGGAGCATCCAGGAGCAGTCAAGGGAAATACCTCC ATATCCTGAGAGAGGTGGTTGAAAAGTTGTCCACTGGGACATTAAG GCTGCAACTGGATGAGCCTGTGCCTTTTTACGAGGCAACCGTTTCAATGGAAATGGTGCAGGCGAGGCACGTCAGGAAGAGGTTGGTGGTTCAGCTGTGA
- the cryzl1 gene encoding quinone oxidoreductase-like protein 1 isoform X1: protein MKGLYCQQNGGSGDVVKFLIQETNLPSCLKSHQVKVQVKACALSPVDTKILDDLKLSRDLIPVGREISGVVLQVGPKVTFFQPDDKVVGILPLDAELSGLCDVVLIHEHHLVPKPEKVGWVEAAGTIRDGLRAYTALHSLGRVATGHTLLVLDGATPFGMITIQVAHYHGVKVLATALSLQDQQLLEQLRPSVGAQEPVIARVIGVWDGKVDLVEACMEETGGLGVDIIIDSGVRLYEEEPTGQHMLPHKHDLISVLGVGGHWVTTECSLQLDPPDSHSLFLRGASLSFLNEEVWGASRSSQGKYLHILREVVEKLSTGTLRLQLDEPVPFYEATVSMEMVQARHVRKRLVVQL, encoded by the exons ATGAAGGGATTGTACTGCCAGCAGAATGGCGGCTCAGGCGACGTCGTGAAGTTTCTCATCCAGGAGACG AACCTGCCCAGCTGTTTAAAGAGCCACCAGGTGAAAGTTCAAGTGAAAGCCTGTGCTCTAAGCCCAGTGGACACAAAG ATCCTGGATGACCTGAAGCTGAGCAGGGACTTAATACCGGTTGGGAGGGAGATCTCTGGAGTTGTCCTCCAAG TTGGACCCAAGGTGACATTTTTCCAACCTGATGATAAAGTTGTAG GTATTCTACCCCTTGATGCTGAACTGTCGGGTCTGTGTGATGTGGTTCTGATCCACGAGCATCATCTGG TACCAAAGCCAGAGAAGGTTGGATGGGTGGAGGCAGCTGGGACAATCCGCGATGGACTGCGAGCCTACACTGCTCTGCACAGCCTGGGTCGTGTAGCTACAGGACACACCTTGCTCGTGCTAGATGGAGCCACT CCATTTGGAATGATAACCATCCAGGTGGCCCACTACCATGGTGTGAAAGTTTTGGCTACAGCCCTGTCCCTGCAGGACCAGCAGCTCCTGGAACAGTTGCGGCCCAGTGTTG GTGCACAGGAGCCTGTCATAG CCCGGGTCATTGGAGTCTGGGATGGGAAAGTGGACCTGGTGGAGGCCTGTATGGAGGAGACAGGAGGTCTTGGTGTAGACATCATCATTGACAGTGGAG TGAGGCTGTATGAAGAGGAGCCTACTGGCCAACACATGCTCCCGCACAAGCATGACCTTATCTCTGTCCTTGGTGTTGGAGGCCACTGGGTCACTACAGAGTGCAGTCTACAG CTGGACCCTCCAGATAGTCATAGTCTCTTCCTTAGGGGTGCTTCACTGTCTTTCCTGAATGAGGAAGTATGGGGAGCATCCAGGAGCAGTCAAGGGAAATACCTCC ATATCCTGAGAGAGGTGGTTGAAAAGTTGTCCACTGGGACATTAAG GCTGCAACTGGATGAGCCTGTGCCTTTTTACGAGGCAACCGTTTCAATGGAAATGGTGCAGGCGAGGCACGTCAGGAAGAGGTTGGTGGTTCAGCTGTGA
- the cryzl1 gene encoding quinone oxidoreductase-like protein 1 isoform X3 — MKGLYCQQNGGSGDVVKFLIQETNLPSCLKSHQVKVQVKACALSPVDTKILDDLKLSRDLIPVGREISGVVLQVGPKVTFFQPDDKVVGILPLDAELSGLCDVVLIHEHHLVPKPEKVGWVEAAGTIRDGLRAYTALHSLGRVATGHTLLVLDGATPFGMITIQVAHYHGVKVLATALSLQDQQLLEQLRPSVGAQEPVIARVIGVWDGKVDLVEACMEETGGLGVDIIIDSGVRLYEEEPTGQHMLPHKHDLISVLGVGGHWVTTECSLQLDPPDSHSLFLRGASLSFLNEEVWGASRSSQGKYLRILNVSSAQLTVEG, encoded by the exons ATGAAGGGATTGTACTGCCAGCAGAATGGCGGCTCAGGCGACGTCGTGAAGTTTCTCATCCAGGAGACG AACCTGCCCAGCTGTTTAAAGAGCCACCAGGTGAAAGTTCAAGTGAAAGCCTGTGCTCTAAGCCCAGTGGACACAAAG ATCCTGGATGACCTGAAGCTGAGCAGGGACTTAATACCGGTTGGGAGGGAGATCTCTGGAGTTGTCCTCCAAG TTGGACCCAAGGTGACATTTTTCCAACCTGATGATAAAGTTGTAG GTATTCTACCCCTTGATGCTGAACTGTCGGGTCTGTGTGATGTGGTTCTGATCCACGAGCATCATCTGG TACCAAAGCCAGAGAAGGTTGGATGGGTGGAGGCAGCTGGGACAATCCGCGATGGACTGCGAGCCTACACTGCTCTGCACAGCCTGGGTCGTGTAGCTACAGGACACACCTTGCTCGTGCTAGATGGAGCCACT CCATTTGGAATGATAACCATCCAGGTGGCCCACTACCATGGTGTGAAAGTTTTGGCTACAGCCCTGTCCCTGCAGGACCAGCAGCTCCTGGAACAGTTGCGGCCCAGTGTTG GTGCACAGGAGCCTGTCATAG CCCGGGTCATTGGAGTCTGGGATGGGAAAGTGGACCTGGTGGAGGCCTGTATGGAGGAGACAGGAGGTCTTGGTGTAGACATCATCATTGACAGTGGAG TGAGGCTGTATGAAGAGGAGCCTACTGGCCAACACATGCTCCCGCACAAGCATGACCTTATCTCTGTCCTTGGTGTTGGAGGCCACTGGGTCACTACAGAGTGCAGTCTACAG CTGGACCCTCCAGATAGTCATAGTCTCTTCCTTAGGGGTGCTTCACTGTCTTTCCTGAATGAGGAAGTATGGGGAGCATCCAGGAGCAGTCAAGGGAAATACCTCCGTATCCTGAATGTTTCATCAGCACAGCTGACAGTAGAGGGTTAG
- the cryzl1 gene encoding quinone oxidoreductase-like protein 1 isoform X4 yields MKGLYCQQNGGSGDVVKFLIQETNLPSCLKSHQVKVQVKACALSPVDTKILDDLKLSRDLIPVGREISGVVLQVGPKVTFFQPDDKVVGILPLDAELSGLCDVVLIHEHHLVPKPEKVGWVEAAGTIRDGLRAYTALHSLGRVATGHTLLVLDGATPFGMITIQVAHYHGVKVLATALSLQDQQLLEQLRPSVGAQEPVIARVIGVWDGKVDLVEACMEETGGLGVDIIIDSGVRLYEEEPTGQHMLPHKHDLISVLGVGGHWVTTECSLQGCFTVFPE; encoded by the exons ATGAAGGGATTGTACTGCCAGCAGAATGGCGGCTCAGGCGACGTCGTGAAGTTTCTCATCCAGGAGACG AACCTGCCCAGCTGTTTAAAGAGCCACCAGGTGAAAGTTCAAGTGAAAGCCTGTGCTCTAAGCCCAGTGGACACAAAG ATCCTGGATGACCTGAAGCTGAGCAGGGACTTAATACCGGTTGGGAGGGAGATCTCTGGAGTTGTCCTCCAAG TTGGACCCAAGGTGACATTTTTCCAACCTGATGATAAAGTTGTAG GTATTCTACCCCTTGATGCTGAACTGTCGGGTCTGTGTGATGTGGTTCTGATCCACGAGCATCATCTGG TACCAAAGCCAGAGAAGGTTGGATGGGTGGAGGCAGCTGGGACAATCCGCGATGGACTGCGAGCCTACACTGCTCTGCACAGCCTGGGTCGTGTAGCTACAGGACACACCTTGCTCGTGCTAGATGGAGCCACT CCATTTGGAATGATAACCATCCAGGTGGCCCACTACCATGGTGTGAAAGTTTTGGCTACAGCCCTGTCCCTGCAGGACCAGCAGCTCCTGGAACAGTTGCGGCCCAGTGTTG GTGCACAGGAGCCTGTCATAG CCCGGGTCATTGGAGTCTGGGATGGGAAAGTGGACCTGGTGGAGGCCTGTATGGAGGAGACAGGAGGTCTTGGTGTAGACATCATCATTGACAGTGGAG TGAGGCTGTATGAAGAGGAGCCTACTGGCCAACACATGCTCCCGCACAAGCATGACCTTATCTCTGTCCTTGGTGTTGGAGGCCACTGGGTCACTACAGAGTGCAGTCTACAG GGGTGCTTCACTGTCTTTCCTGAATGA